In Chromobacterium rhizoryzae, one genomic interval encodes:
- a CDS encoding DUF2169 family type VI secretion system accessory protein, with product MPLRHIKPQAALVSSSRTQIGAQAMLRVGVGVGFRLSDPFILAHEAACWEAIKAAEPALPLFEPAMPKLRAEWLLLGSAHYRGPAAGAGALDWLAEAELGGVRKIASCRARPRVDGGRAEASLALDPRQAAAGLQGENPFGQRHAAPPLQRVRGLSVSPAPLAAMGPLGSDWPERRQWQPRFAGSPQAMAEDGSHMGWPAATDLRFFQQAAPDQWSEQACWPAQAPYALSGFRGGELQGRLPALRPLLLAGRGDGPLDERPELRLQTVWLLPDADLGVMWWNGFLPLDYVLDDSVGRLALGFKDAAEPERPAELAAFAERRARLDDQDPLLLADHALMPDPARGWVWEQILDSADHPRFAPPPRDRAEIRARLEQNREDLREAQAAQSRLQSFVRANENALAGLPQAAADEEDWRARLQSERGPWSELTIRDADLSGLVIDGRELNQVRFERCKLDHGRWRQCRLEQVQFVDCSLAGAVLEAVRWSGGGLNRCNLGASVWNGVELAQLGIEDCRLDDIAVNGGAWRAVTVQGEGGAGGRIGQLRWDQVNWCRVRAEDWRFTGLQADGLGLVECQLPRSGWRQCRLLKFSALDTDLSASVWQRCQQRFGVVSHGSSLRQARLEDCELLSCSWQELDAAQLRMEHCACPQLHAQRLRAPDSLWRGCALDGLNATHADLTRARFEACALKDALFYGASLEDSRMEGCNLIDAKTAWMRPPSGGGWRGNLETGRQDWPRRAP from the coding sequence ATGCCCTTGCGTCATATCAAACCCCAGGCGGCGCTCGTGTCCTCGTCGCGCACCCAGATCGGCGCTCAAGCCATGTTGCGCGTCGGCGTCGGCGTCGGCTTCCGCCTGAGCGATCCCTTCATCCTGGCGCACGAGGCCGCGTGCTGGGAGGCGATCAAGGCCGCGGAGCCGGCGCTGCCGCTGTTCGAGCCGGCCATGCCCAAGCTGCGCGCCGAATGGCTGTTGCTGGGCAGCGCGCATTATCGCGGCCCGGCGGCCGGCGCCGGCGCGCTGGACTGGCTGGCCGAGGCCGAGCTGGGCGGCGTGCGCAAGATCGCGAGTTGCCGGGCGCGGCCGCGCGTGGACGGCGGCCGCGCCGAGGCCAGCCTGGCGCTGGACCCGCGTCAGGCCGCCGCCGGCCTGCAGGGCGAAAACCCTTTCGGCCAACGCCACGCGGCGCCGCCCTTGCAACGGGTCCGCGGCCTGAGCGTGAGCCCGGCGCCGCTGGCGGCGATGGGGCCGCTGGGCAGCGACTGGCCGGAACGCCGCCAATGGCAGCCGCGCTTCGCCGGCTCGCCGCAGGCGATGGCGGAGGACGGCAGCCATATGGGCTGGCCGGCGGCCACCGATCTGCGCTTCTTCCAGCAGGCGGCGCCGGACCAATGGTCGGAGCAGGCTTGCTGGCCGGCGCAAGCGCCGTACGCGCTCAGCGGTTTTCGCGGCGGCGAGCTTCAGGGCCGCTTGCCGGCCCTGCGGCCGCTGCTGCTGGCCGGGCGCGGCGACGGCCCGCTGGACGAGCGCCCGGAACTGAGGCTGCAAACCGTATGGCTGCTGCCGGACGCGGATCTGGGCGTGATGTGGTGGAACGGCTTCCTGCCGCTGGATTACGTGCTGGACGACAGCGTCGGCCGGCTGGCGCTGGGCTTCAAGGACGCCGCCGAGCCGGAGCGGCCGGCGGAGCTTGCCGCCTTCGCCGAGCGCCGCGCGCGGCTGGACGACCAGGACCCGCTCTTGCTGGCCGATCACGCGCTGATGCCGGACCCCGCGCGCGGCTGGGTCTGGGAACAGATCCTGGACTCCGCCGACCATCCGCGCTTCGCGCCGCCGCCGCGCGATCGCGCCGAGATCCGCGCGCGGCTGGAACAGAACCGCGAGGATTTGCGCGAGGCGCAGGCGGCGCAAAGCCGGCTGCAGTCCTTTGTCCGCGCCAATGAAAACGCCTTGGCCGGCCTGCCGCAGGCGGCGGCCGACGAGGAAGACTGGCGCGCGCGGCTGCAAAGCGAGCGCGGCCCCTGGAGCGAGCTGACCATACGCGACGCCGATCTGAGCGGTCTGGTCATCGACGGCCGCGAACTGAACCAGGTCCGCTTCGAACGCTGCAAGCTGGATCACGGCCGCTGGCGGCAATGCCGGCTGGAGCAGGTGCAGTTCGTCGATTGCTCGCTGGCCGGCGCCGTGCTGGAAGCGGTGCGCTGGAGCGGCGGCGGCTTGAACCGCTGCAATCTGGGCGCCAGCGTCTGGAACGGCGTGGAGCTGGCGCAGCTGGGCATAGAGGATTGCCGGCTGGACGACATCGCGGTCAACGGCGGCGCCTGGCGCGCGGTCACCGTGCAGGGCGAGGGCGGCGCCGGCGGCCGGATCGGCCAGCTGCGCTGGGATCAGGTCAATTGGTGCCGGGTGCGCGCCGAGGACTGGCGCTTCACCGGACTGCAGGCCGACGGCCTGGGGCTGGTGGAATGCCAGCTGCCGCGCAGCGGCTGGCGGCAATGCCGGCTGCTGAAGTTCAGCGCGCTGGACACCGATCTGTCCGCCAGCGTCTGGCAGCGCTGCCAGCAACGCTTCGGCGTGGTGTCGCACGGCAGCTCGCTGCGCCAGGCGAGGCTGGAAGACTGCGAACTGCTGTCGTGCAGCTGGCAGGAACTGGACGCGGCGCAGCTGCGGATGGAGCACTGCGCCTGCCCGCAATTGCACGCTCAGCGGCTGCGGGCGCCGGATTCGCTGTGGCGGGGCTGCGCGCTGGACGGCCTCAACGCCACCCACGCCGATCTGACGCGCGCCCGCTTCGAGGCCTGCGCCTTGAAGGACGCGCTGTTCTACGGCGCAAGCCTGGAGGACAGCCGGATGGAGGGCTGCAATCTGATCGACGCCAAAACCGCCTGGATGCGGCCGCCGTCCGGCGGCGGCTGGAGAGGCAATCTGGAAACCGGACGCCAGGACTGGCCGAGGAGGGCGCCATGA
- a CDS encoding type VI secretion system Vgr family protein has translation MRLIELHSPLLDADSVALSFKADERLSQEPSYQLDIACADPALDLDGLLGSRLTVDIDLGDEGVRPFHCQVLGGYDSGQTQDSYTYTLELGSWLSFLAENQNCRVFQQLTVPQIVEQVFGEHQRPDFRFELEHAYEPREYCVQFLETDLNFVKRLLEDEGIYFWIEHQPERHVVVLSDTQRFDDLAAGYGLLRFLPDGDEFRPVPGREGVQRLQRGRRVRPTNVALRDFDYHAPSNRLDSDAQEAQASLDGIRLEHYDYGAGYSDQAGGDRLARLRLEALQADSHQLTGTANARGLATGGAFTLDGHPDAARNRRYYVTASQLTFLQDGPDSSGQGRNVMAVFRAMADDRPFRPLRLTAKPILPGIQSATVVGPVDAEVHTDKLGRIRVHFHWDRYKTQEEDASCWIRVSQAWAGKGWGVLAMPRVGQEVLVTYVDGDLDRPMVTGIVYNGDNPTPYDLPKDIRYTGLVTRSLKQGRYSNASQITFDDQRGAERVMVHAERDMQQTTERNSSEAVGQDQNIDVKGTSTSVTGASIKFTGVSVSFTGLSVSFTGVSTSFTGLSTSFTGVSTSFTGVSTGFTGVSTGFTGVSTSFTGISTGFTGVSTSFTGVSTSLTGTRTSVTGTSQGMTGISTSMTGTSVSATGMSQSMTGVSSSYTGTSTSVTGSKMSVTGTSKSVTGTSMSDTGSSVSITGTSMSTTGSSTSVTGSKMSTTGSDVGVTGCSVSTTGASVKLVGSDTSMTGSETKAVGSKMSTTGSSISSVGSEVSSTGFSNSTTGFKYSYTGASYSDTGVDLKKVGMEVKS, from the coding sequence ATGCGCTTGATCGAACTGCACAGCCCCTTGCTGGACGCGGACAGCGTCGCGCTGAGCTTCAAGGCGGACGAGCGTCTGTCGCAGGAGCCCAGTTACCAGCTCGACATCGCCTGCGCCGACCCGGCGCTGGACCTGGACGGGCTGCTCGGCTCGCGGCTGACGGTGGACATCGACCTGGGCGACGAGGGCGTCCGGCCCTTCCACTGCCAGGTGCTGGGCGGCTACGACAGCGGCCAGACCCAGGACAGCTACACCTACACGCTGGAACTGGGCAGCTGGCTGTCCTTCCTGGCGGAGAACCAGAACTGCCGCGTGTTCCAGCAGTTGACGGTGCCGCAGATCGTCGAGCAGGTCTTCGGCGAACATCAGCGGCCGGACTTCCGTTTCGAACTGGAGCACGCTTACGAGCCGCGAGAATACTGCGTGCAGTTCCTGGAGACCGACCTCAACTTCGTCAAGCGGCTGCTGGAGGACGAGGGCATTTACTTCTGGATCGAGCACCAGCCGGAGCGTCATGTGGTGGTGCTGTCCGACACCCAGCGTTTCGACGATCTGGCCGCCGGCTACGGCCTGCTGCGCTTCCTGCCGGACGGCGACGAATTCCGTCCGGTGCCGGGCCGCGAAGGCGTGCAGCGGCTGCAACGCGGGCGGCGGGTGCGGCCGACCAATGTCGCGCTGCGCGATTTCGACTACCACGCGCCGTCCAACCGGCTGGACAGCGACGCCCAGGAGGCGCAAGCCAGCCTGGATGGCATCCGGCTGGAGCATTACGACTACGGCGCCGGCTATAGCGATCAGGCCGGCGGCGACCGGCTGGCGCGGCTGCGGCTGGAGGCCTTGCAGGCGGATTCCCACCAGCTCACCGGCACCGCCAACGCCCGTGGCCTGGCCACCGGCGGCGCCTTCACGCTGGACGGCCACCCGGACGCGGCGCGCAACCGCCGCTACTACGTGACCGCCAGCCAGCTGACTTTCTTGCAGGACGGGCCGGACAGCAGCGGCCAGGGCCGCAATGTGATGGCCGTGTTCCGCGCGATGGCGGACGACCGTCCGTTCCGCCCGCTGCGGCTGACGGCCAAGCCCATCCTGCCCGGCATCCAGAGCGCCACCGTGGTGGGGCCGGTGGACGCGGAAGTGCATACCGACAAGCTGGGCCGCATCCGCGTGCACTTCCACTGGGACCGTTACAAGACCCAGGAAGAAGACGCCTCGTGCTGGATCCGGGTGTCGCAAGCCTGGGCCGGCAAGGGCTGGGGCGTGCTGGCCATGCCTCGGGTGGGCCAGGAAGTGCTGGTCACCTATGTCGACGGCGATCTGGACCGGCCCATGGTCACCGGCATTGTCTACAACGGCGACAATCCAACGCCTTACGACCTGCCGAAAGACATCCGCTACACCGGTCTGGTCACGCGTTCCTTGAAGCAGGGCCGTTACAGCAACGCCAGCCAGATCACCTTCGACGACCAGCGCGGCGCGGAGCGGGTGATGGTGCACGCCGAGCGGGACATGCAGCAGACCACCGAGCGCAACAGCTCGGAAGCGGTGGGCCAGGACCAGAACATCGATGTGAAAGGCACGTCGACCTCGGTCACCGGCGCGTCGATCAAGTTCACCGGGGTGTCGGTGTCCTTCACCGGCCTGTCGGTCAGCTTCACCGGGGTATCCACCAGCTTCACCGGCCTGTCCACCAGTTTCACCGGGGTGTCCACCAGCTTTACCGGCGTCTCCACCGGCTTTACCGGGGTGTCCACCGGTTTTACCGGCGTGTCCACCAGCTTCACCGGCATTTCCACCGGTTTCACCGGGGTGTCCACCAGCTTTACCGGCGTGTCCACCAGCCTGACCGGCACGCGCACCTCGGTGACCGGCACCTCGCAGGGCATGACCGGCATTTCCACCTCGATGACCGGTACCAGCGTGTCGGCCACCGGCATGTCGCAAAGCATGACCGGGGTGTCGTCCTCTTATACCGGCACCTCCACCAGCGTCACCGGCAGCAAGATGTCGGTGACCGGCACCTCCAAGAGCGTGACCGGCACTTCGATGTCGGACACCGGTTCCTCGGTCAGCATCACCGGCACCTCGATGTCCACCACCGGCTCGTCCACCAGCGTGACCGGCAGCAAGATGTCCACCACCGGGTCCGACGTCGGCGTCACCGGCTGTTCGGTGTCCACCACCGGCGCTTCGGTCAAGTTGGTGGGCAGCGATACCTCGATGACGGGTTCCGAGACCAAGGCGGTGGGCAGCAAGATGTCCACCACCGGTTCCAGCATCAGTTCGGTGGGGTCTGAGGTCAGCAGCACCGGCTTCAGCAACTCCACCACCGGTTTCAAATACTCCTACACCGGCGCGTCCTACTCGGACACCGGCGTGGATCTGAAAAAAGTCGGCATGGAGGTCAAAAGCTGA
- a CDS encoding pentapeptide repeat-containing protein, with protein sequence MSAAGEEVLRELAGQLPAVVEGLRFDAPPAATLNRAVYIDCRFEGVHWRRCRFEEVRFVNCRFEANRFERCVWRELGCADSQFIDCVWDECELERVGWQRVSASGAQWRGGRQRDFSCVELDAADWRLSDVHSAHGSFVDCRLREWQLQGGRWSDSAWIRNQLDGFSVEGAELRNFIHGQSRARRVALSACRGLNARWIDCELEHMALDHCELRQAAWSHSVWNGGAIRASRLAGASFDQARLRRVQAREADLEQALFDGARLEDCAFEQLSAPRLSLRQARLEQVNLSGANLRGLDASGAALQSVKLSGCDCRGGRLIGQPRGAWSAADTAGALFDDSKLEQDRAWRQQAQPGPRGAA encoded by the coding sequence ATGAGCGCGGCGGGAGAGGAGGTCTTGCGGGAGCTGGCCGGGCAGTTGCCGGCGGTGGTGGAGGGGCTGCGTTTCGACGCGCCGCCGGCGGCGACGTTGAACCGCGCCGTCTACATCGACTGCCGTTTCGAAGGCGTTCACTGGCGGCGGTGCCGCTTCGAGGAGGTCCGCTTCGTCAACTGCCGTTTCGAGGCCAACCGTTTCGAACGCTGCGTCTGGCGCGAGCTGGGCTGCGCCGACAGCCAGTTCATCGACTGCGTTTGGGACGAATGCGAACTGGAACGGGTGGGCTGGCAGCGGGTGAGCGCGTCCGGGGCCCAGTGGCGCGGCGGGCGGCAGCGCGACTTTTCCTGCGTGGAGCTGGACGCGGCCGATTGGCGGCTGAGCGATGTGCACAGCGCGCACGGCTCCTTCGTCGATTGCCGGCTGCGCGAGTGGCAGTTGCAGGGCGGGCGCTGGTCGGACAGCGCCTGGATCCGCAATCAGCTGGACGGTTTCAGCGTGGAAGGCGCGGAGCTGCGCAACTTCATCCACGGCCAGAGCCGGGCGCGGCGCGTGGCGCTGAGCGCCTGCCGGGGCCTGAACGCGCGCTGGATAGATTGCGAGCTGGAGCATATGGCGCTGGACCACTGCGAGCTGCGCCAGGCGGCCTGGTCACACAGCGTCTGGAACGGCGGCGCCATCCGCGCCAGCCGTCTTGCCGGCGCCAGTTTCGACCAGGCCCGGCTGCGGCGGGTGCAAGCGCGCGAGGCCGATCTGGAGCAGGCCCTGTTCGACGGCGCGCGGCTGGAGGACTGCGCCTTCGAGCAACTGAGCGCGCCGCGGCTGTCGCTGCGGCAGGCGCGGCTGGAACAGGTCAATCTGTCCGGCGCCAATTTGCGCGGGCTGGACGCCAGCGGCGCCGCGCTGCAGTCGGTGAAGCTGTCCGGCTGCGATTGCCGCGGCGGCAGGCTGATAGGCCAGCCGCGCGGCGCATGGAGCGCGGCGGACACCGCCGGCGCGCTGTTCGACGATAGCAAACTTGAGCAAGACCGGGCCTGGCGGCAACAGGCGCAGCCCGGACCTAGAGGAGCCGCATGA
- a CDS encoding DUF4150 domain-containing protein has protein sequence MFANCSAGGMALAASDVCKTPPLGIPSTYANIANKPEAVPNVPTIIYAGGPVHNLNTIIPMTHGDEGGSMGGVASGTVAALSRHVTGSGKVLIQGAPQTRLTDTNLPNNQNTAGQTVAPSQTITMTLS, from the coding sequence ATGTTCGCCAATTGTTCCGCGGGCGGCATGGCCCTGGCGGCCTCCGACGTCTGCAAGACCCCGCCGCTGGGGATTCCGTCCACCTACGCCAATATCGCCAACAAGCCGGAGGCGGTGCCCAATGTGCCGACCATCATTTACGCCGGCGGCCCGGTGCACAACCTCAACACCATCATCCCGATGACCCACGGCGACGAGGGCGGTTCGATGGGCGGCGTGGCTTCCGGCACCGTGGCGGCGTTGTCCCGCCACGTGACCGGCTCCGGCAAGGTGCTGATCCAGGGCGCGCCGCAGACGCGGCTGACCGACACCAATCTGCCCAATAACCAGAACACCGCCGGGCAGACGGTGGCTCCTTCTCAGACCATCACCATGACCTTGAGCTAA
- a CDS encoding DUF3540 domain-containing protein, which translates to MTWMQESALAWAETPAESDPVLRALRVAAPTPRPSQEWLPARVCAQGEGDGEWLVRLPTGALRQARAAFSCLVRPQRGDLVQLAASEEGCWVLAVLERPQPGGVCRLELGAASVQLHAAELHLCADGELSLNGRQLNSRAQAIATAAQERQTHIGGTDAAHCGSLLLHADRHMGLHAKSTALSSASLLKLDAGQIHVA; encoded by the coding sequence ATGACATGGATGCAAGAGAGCGCCCTGGCCTGGGCTGAAACCCCGGCCGAATCCGATCCGGTGCTGCGCGCGCTGCGCGTGGCCGCGCCGACGCCGCGCCCCAGCCAGGAATGGCTGCCGGCGCGGGTGTGCGCCCAAGGCGAGGGAGACGGCGAATGGCTGGTCCGGCTGCCGACCGGCGCGCTGCGCCAGGCGCGCGCCGCCTTCAGCTGCCTGGTGAGGCCGCAGCGCGGCGATCTGGTGCAATTGGCGGCGTCGGAAGAGGGGTGCTGGGTGCTGGCCGTGCTGGAGCGCCCGCAGCCGGGCGGCGTCTGCCGGCTGGAACTGGGCGCGGCCAGCGTGCAGCTGCACGCCGCCGAACTGCATCTGTGCGCCGACGGCGAACTGAGCCTGAACGGCCGGCAGCTCAACAGCCGCGCCCAGGCCATCGCCACCGCGGCACAGGAGCGGCAGACCCATATCGGCGGCACCGACGCCGCGCACTGCGGCAGCCTGCTGCTGCACGCGGACCGCCACATGGGGCTGCACGCCAAGAGCACGGCGCTGAGTTCGGCTTCGCTGTTGAAGCTGGACGCCGGCCAGATCCACGTAGCTTGA
- a CDS encoding type VI secretion lipoprotein TssJ, whose translation MTSFSFVRRALLLCALAGLAGCSSLFSSRSDEGPRQLHVTLVGGGQLNNSGGGPRPVQVCLYVVREANWLPPAGLEDSSCAQRGREVAAESRHVVAPNQVQQVLLPASGSDPVWLLADADFASKPPGYAPLRIRVDGRQLIHLAVLLERSRIVDALRPAPLPADAPAAAPAASPPPAKPGRKPWRKTRKAPIAHLEESP comes from the coding sequence ATGACCTCCTTCTCCTTTGTCCGGCGCGCGCTGCTGCTGTGCGCGCTGGCCGGCCTGGCGGGCTGCTCCTCGCTGTTCTCCTCGCGGAGCGACGAGGGGCCGCGCCAGCTGCACGTCACCCTGGTGGGCGGCGGCCAGCTGAACAACAGCGGCGGCGGCCCGCGGCCGGTGCAGGTCTGCCTGTACGTGGTGCGGGAGGCCAACTGGCTGCCGCCGGCCGGGCTGGAGGATTCCAGCTGCGCCCAGCGCGGCCGCGAAGTGGCGGCCGAATCCCGCCACGTGGTGGCGCCCAATCAAGTGCAGCAAGTGCTGCTGCCGGCCTCCGGCTCGGACCCGGTCTGGCTGCTGGCGGACGCGGACTTCGCCAGCAAGCCACCCGGCTACGCGCCGCTGCGCATCCGGGTGGACGGCCGTCAGCTGATCCATCTGGCGGTGCTGCTGGAGCGCAGCCGCATCGTCGACGCGCTGCGGCCCGCCCCCTTGCCGGCGGACGCCCCCGCGGCGGCGCCCGCCGCGTCGCCGCCGCCGGCCAAGCCCGGCCGCAAGCCTTGGCGCAAAACGCGCAAGGCGCCCATCGCCCATCTGGAGGAAAGCCCATGA
- the tssK gene encoding type VI secretion system baseplate subunit TssK, with protein MSALPVGPVAWSDGMLIETQHFQQQERHLAHQFGLRMRQTSNHGWGFFRLDVDSDGLGLGLGRLGLRAAEGVLPDGTPFALPAHDPLPAPLDTSEAQAGDIACLALPAAGCGGPEMAFGDAPAAARYHAAATEVPDLSVGLDAPGSPRRLTLETGRMMTRLCWQSQLRADETALPFARVAGRSSALTLLLDPRFIPPLLDSRAHQTLRALIEELQSTLQVRLAGSAGLRLLSAGGGLADLVELMLRQGIAEYRMRLAHLDAFDPLPPALLFQELIGLLGRLSVLPGVDEALAERQFVYQHNDLQAGFEPLAATLRYALARVIETPVLPLKFEDRGDQVHVCVVDRQWKLQKMVFAFSAAMPADKLRQLLPQQAKLGAVEQIQKLVDLQLPGARLIPAPNPPRQVPYYAQSVYFEVESSDPFWAQAFAGSALALRIVGDFQDLRFEAWGLREGKVA; from the coding sequence ATGAGCGCTTTGCCGGTAGGACCCGTCGCCTGGAGCGACGGCATGTTGATAGAAACCCAGCATTTTCAGCAGCAGGAACGCCATCTGGCCCATCAGTTCGGCCTGCGGATGCGCCAGACCTCCAACCACGGCTGGGGTTTTTTCCGGCTGGACGTGGACAGCGACGGCCTGGGCCTGGGCCTGGGCCGGCTGGGCCTGCGCGCCGCCGAAGGCGTGCTGCCGGACGGCACCCCGTTCGCGCTGCCGGCGCACGACCCCTTGCCGGCGCCGCTGGACACCTCGGAGGCCCAGGCCGGCGACATCGCCTGCCTGGCTTTGCCGGCCGCCGGCTGCGGCGGCCCGGAAATGGCCTTCGGCGACGCGCCGGCCGCCGCGCGCTACCACGCCGCCGCCACCGAAGTGCCCGACCTCAGCGTGGGCCTGGACGCGCCGGGCTCGCCGCGGCGGCTGACGCTGGAAACCGGCCGCATGATGACGCGGCTGTGCTGGCAATCGCAATTGCGCGCCGATGAAACCGCCTTGCCCTTCGCCCGGGTGGCCGGGCGCAGCAGCGCGCTGACCCTGCTGCTGGACCCGCGCTTCATCCCGCCGCTGCTGGACAGCCGCGCCCACCAGACGCTGCGCGCGCTGATCGAGGAATTGCAAAGCACGCTGCAAGTGCGGCTGGCCGGCAGCGCCGGCTTGCGCCTGCTGTCCGCCGGCGGCGGCCTGGCCGATCTGGTGGAATTGATGCTGCGCCAGGGCATTGCCGAATACCGGATGCGGCTGGCCCACCTGGACGCCTTCGACCCGCTGCCGCCGGCCTTGTTGTTCCAGGAGCTGATCGGCCTGTTGGGCCGTCTCAGCGTGCTGCCCGGCGTGGACGAGGCCCTGGCCGAGCGGCAGTTCGTCTATCAGCACAACGACCTGCAAGCCGGGTTCGAGCCGCTGGCGGCCACCTTGCGCTACGCGCTGGCCAGGGTGATCGAAACCCCGGTGCTGCCGCTGAAGTTCGAGGACCGCGGCGACCAGGTCCACGTCTGCGTGGTGGACCGCCAGTGGAAGCTGCAGAAGATGGTGTTCGCCTTCTCCGCGGCGATGCCGGCGGACAAGCTGCGCCAATTGCTGCCGCAGCAGGCCAAGCTGGGCGCGGTGGAGCAGATCCAGAAACTGGTGGACCTGCAATTGCCGGGCGCGCGCCTGATCCCTGCGCCCAATCCGCCGCGCCAGGTGCCGTACTACGCGCAGAGCGTGTATTTCGAAGTGGAATCCAGCGACCCGTTCTGGGCGCAGGCCTTCGCCGGCTCGGCGCTGGCGCTGCGCATCGTCGGGGACTTCCAGGACTTGAGGTTTGAGGCTTGGGGGTTGCGCGAAGGCAAGGTCGCTTAG